A region of Paractinoplanes abujensis DNA encodes the following proteins:
- a CDS encoding FAD-dependent monooxygenase, with protein MFDVIIAGCGPTGAMLAAELRLHDVRVLVLEKQAEPAPEVRIVGLHIRSLELMAMRGLLDRLLAHGRQRPSGGLFAAIPAPAPAGLDTSLPYILGIPQPVIVRLLTEHALALGAEVRRGCAVTGLDQDDDGVTASLSDGEVLRTRYLVGCDGGRSSVRKLLGVGFPGEPARQQWIMGEVELDGPPAPTADPRFHYRPAGAGAYQVVVPAAGLSDRPPTLDDLRQELRTVAGSDLGVRSPRWLSRFGDATRLAVRYRVGRVLLAGDSAHIHPPLGGQGLNLGVQDAVNLGWKLAGEVRGWAPAGLLDTYETERRPAAADVLDNTRAQMELQAPTPGARAVRRLLTELMDIDEVNRRLIGKLAAIDLRYDFGPAPDPVGRRQRDVDLAQGTLYDRLHAGRGLLLDPTGGLTAGAWSDRVGHLIDPAVPSVLLRPDGHVAWAGDDQAELDRQLTRWFG; from the coding sequence GTGTTTGACGTGATCATTGCCGGCTGCGGCCCGACCGGCGCGATGCTGGCCGCCGAGCTGCGCCTGCACGACGTACGGGTGCTCGTCCTCGAGAAACAAGCCGAGCCCGCGCCGGAAGTCCGCATCGTCGGGCTGCACATCCGCAGCCTAGAACTGATGGCCATGCGGGGCCTGCTGGACCGCCTGCTCGCCCACGGCCGGCAGCGCCCGTCCGGCGGGCTCTTCGCCGCCATCCCCGCCCCCGCGCCCGCGGGCCTCGACACCTCACTCCCGTACATCCTGGGCATCCCGCAGCCGGTGATCGTCCGGCTCCTCACCGAACACGCCCTTGCTCTCGGCGCCGAGGTCAGGCGCGGCTGCGCGGTGACCGGCCTCGACCAGGACGACGACGGGGTGACCGCCTCCCTGAGCGACGGTGAGGTGCTGCGCACGCGCTACCTCGTCGGCTGCGACGGCGGACGCAGCTCGGTGCGCAAGCTGCTCGGCGTCGGCTTCCCCGGCGAGCCCGCGCGCCAGCAATGGATCATGGGCGAGGTCGAGCTGGACGGGCCGCCGGCCCCCACGGCCGACCCACGCTTCCACTACCGGCCCGCCGGCGCCGGGGCCTACCAGGTCGTGGTGCCCGCGGCGGGGCTCAGCGACCGGCCGCCCACCCTCGACGACCTGCGGCAGGAGCTGCGCACGGTCGCCGGGAGCGACCTCGGCGTGCGCTCGCCGCGCTGGCTGTCCCGTTTCGGCGACGCCACCAGACTGGCCGTCCGCTACCGGGTGGGGCGCGTCCTGCTGGCCGGCGACTCCGCGCACATCCACCCGCCGCTGGGCGGGCAAGGTCTCAACCTGGGCGTGCAGGACGCGGTCAACCTGGGCTGGAAACTGGCCGGAGAGGTCCGCGGCTGGGCGCCCGCCGGGCTGCTCGACACGTACGAGACCGAACGGCGCCCGGCCGCCGCGGACGTGCTCGACAACACCCGTGCCCAGATGGAGCTGCAGGCCCCCACGCCGGGCGCGCGGGCCGTCCGCCGGCTGCTCACCGAGCTGATGGACATCGACGAGGTCAACCGTCGTCTGATCGGCAAGCTCGCCGCGATCGACCTGCGCTACGACTTCGGCCCGGCGCCCGACCCGGTCGGCCGCCGCCAGCGCGACGTGGACCTCGCTCAGGGCACCCTCTACGACCGCCTGCACGCCGGTCGTGGCCTGTTGCTTGACCCCACGGGCGGCCTGACCGCGGGCGCCTGGTCGGACCGGGTCGGCCACCTG
- a CDS encoding sensor histidine kinase: MGRRRVLDTTVDVVLMLVAAVMGTVLELPHLPSVAVQILGAATLLLRRRHPYGVAFVLAALNVFVPVWATVLAPYAVTAFGRRRTWAVVALLAVTFLIGARAWRIEDPFTAPVVILCSALLGLYARARARLAGQETLRATEQARADERVRLAGEMHDVVTHRINLMVLQAGALRTTTADETTRRAADELREAGVQALAELRDLVGVLRDGHDPIRRADDPGELGGDVAALVEQSRAVGLPVRLTAGGDEGRPSPAVRRTIVRVVQEALTNVHKHAPGAATAVTVGYQAEGIDVEVVNQRPTGRPRELPAGGSGLTGLRYRVEMVGGSFDAGPTADGGFRVSARLPDYVPS; the protein is encoded by the coding sequence ATGGGCCGCCGCCGGGTTCTCGACACCACGGTCGACGTCGTGCTGATGCTCGTGGCCGCGGTCATGGGCACCGTCCTGGAGCTGCCGCACCTGCCTTCCGTGGCCGTGCAGATCCTCGGCGCGGCCACCTTGCTGCTCCGGCGGCGCCACCCGTACGGGGTGGCCTTCGTGCTCGCCGCGCTCAACGTCTTCGTGCCGGTGTGGGCGACCGTGCTGGCCCCGTACGCGGTGACGGCCTTCGGCCGCCGGCGCACGTGGGCCGTGGTGGCCTTGCTGGCCGTGACGTTCCTGATCGGAGCGCGCGCGTGGCGGATCGAGGACCCCTTCACCGCGCCCGTGGTGATCCTGTGCTCGGCGCTGCTCGGCCTCTACGCCCGGGCCCGCGCCCGGCTGGCCGGCCAGGAGACCCTGCGCGCGACCGAACAGGCCCGCGCCGACGAACGGGTGCGGCTGGCCGGCGAGATGCACGACGTGGTGACCCACCGCATCAACCTGATGGTGCTGCAGGCCGGGGCGCTGCGCACCACCACCGCCGACGAGACCACCCGGCGGGCCGCCGACGAGCTGCGCGAGGCCGGGGTGCAGGCCCTGGCCGAGCTGCGCGACCTGGTCGGGGTGCTGCGCGACGGTCACGACCCGATCCGGCGGGCCGACGACCCGGGCGAACTCGGCGGGGACGTGGCCGCCCTGGTCGAACAGTCGCGGGCGGTCGGGTTGCCGGTGCGGCTGACCGCGGGCGGGGACGAGGGACGGCCGTCGCCCGCGGTGCGGCGGACCATCGTCCGGGTCGTGCAGGAGGCGTTGACGAATGTCCACAAGCACGCGCCGGGAGCCGCGACGGCGGTCACGGTGGGTTATCAGGCGGAGGGCATCGACGTGGAAGTGGTGAACCAGCGCCCGACCGGCCGGCCCCGCGAGCTGCCCGCGGGCGGAAGCGGGCTGACCGGGCTGCGGTACCGGGTCGAGATGGTCGGCGGGTCGTTCGACGCCGGGCCGACGGCCGACGGCGGGTTCCGGGTCAGCGCACGGCTGCCCGACTACGTGCCGTCATGA
- a CDS encoding response regulator yields MIRVLLVDDERMVCAHLRTILSAGPGIEVAGEAYDGAEAVEAVVRLRPDLVLMDLRMPGVDGLTALDRIATLPAAPRVVVLTTFDHDDYVLRALRAGAAGFLVKSTAPDDLVSLVRAAAGGATVLSPVATQRLIGAAGPRQRGRDLVRGLTERETEVLAGLANGDSNLRIARRLNLSEATVKGYVSRLLVKLGCDNRTQAGLLAQQAGLTAE; encoded by the coding sequence ATGATCCGGGTGTTGCTCGTGGACGACGAGCGGATGGTCTGCGCGCACCTGCGCACGATCCTGTCGGCCGGCCCCGGGATCGAGGTGGCCGGGGAGGCGTACGACGGGGCCGAGGCGGTCGAGGCCGTGGTGCGGTTACGGCCCGACCTGGTGCTGATGGACCTGCGGATGCCCGGCGTGGACGGGCTGACGGCGCTGGACCGGATCGCGACCCTGCCGGCGGCGCCCCGCGTCGTCGTGCTGACCACTTTCGACCACGACGACTACGTGCTGCGGGCGTTGCGGGCCGGGGCGGCCGGGTTCCTGGTCAAGTCCACGGCCCCCGACGACCTGGTTTCGCTCGTACGGGCGGCGGCCGGCGGGGCCACCGTGCTGTCCCCGGTGGCCACGCAGCGCCTGATCGGGGCGGCCGGTCCCCGGCAGCGCGGGCGCGACCTCGTGCGCGGCCTGACCGAACGGGAGACCGAGGTGCTGGCCGGGCTGGCCAACGGCGACTCCAACCTGCGCATCGCCCGGCGGCTCAACCTGTCCGAGGCGACCGTCAAGGGGTACGTGTCGCGCCTGCTGGTCAAGCTGGGATGCGACAACCGTACCCAGGCCGGGTTGCTGGCCCAGCAGGCCGGGCTCACGGCTGAGTGA
- a CDS encoding DUF418 domain-containing protein: MARRIHELDALRGLALAGIVEFNIVQMTGFPRPEGPASDHPGAYVWEALFLQRPFPIFSLLFGVSFALFLRTAGNRTDKPRLVLLRRLLWLGVFSALHTLLQPGEVLKFYAAFGIVVLLPASYLSRRWVLGLGVVLTLAASLTFNGLFIIPGLFLLGMAVAQYGIPDTLDRRGRQLGIAFAVTVPPAAAMLWLQWRAGVGPAANYRILPAGTVCAFLFTVSFLLLMRTPLRRPLDAVLAPMGRMALTNYVLASVLILAADALLDLGHASGFAPIVATGAVIGVVQALLSVLWLRWFRYGPLEWLWRCLTWWTPVPIRAEPARADEVRGAVTSK, translated from the coding sequence ATGGCACGCCGCATCCATGAGCTGGACGCCCTGCGCGGACTCGCGCTGGCGGGCATCGTCGAGTTCAACATCGTCCAGATGACCGGCTTCCCGCGTCCCGAGGGCCCCGCGTCCGACCACCCCGGGGCGTACGTGTGGGAGGCGCTTTTCCTCCAGCGGCCGTTCCCGATCTTCTCGCTGCTCTTCGGGGTCAGCTTCGCCCTTTTCCTGCGTACGGCGGGCAACCGCACGGACAAGCCCCGGCTCGTGCTGCTGCGGCGCCTGCTGTGGCTGGGCGTCTTCTCCGCTCTGCACACGCTGCTGCAGCCGGGGGAGGTGCTCAAGTTCTACGCCGCGTTCGGCATCGTGGTGCTGCTGCCCGCGTCCTACCTGTCCCGCCGCTGGGTGCTGGGCCTGGGCGTTGTGCTCACCCTGGCCGCGAGCCTGACGTTCAACGGGCTGTTCATCATCCCGGGCCTGTTCCTGCTGGGCATGGCCGTCGCGCAGTACGGCATCCCGGACACCCTGGACCGGCGGGGCCGGCAACTCGGGATCGCGTTCGCCGTGACCGTGCCGCCGGCCGCGGCGATGCTGTGGCTGCAGTGGCGGGCCGGGGTCGGGCCCGCCGCCAACTACCGGATCCTTCCCGCCGGCACCGTCTGCGCGTTCCTGTTCACGGTCTCCTTCTTGCTGCTCATGCGTACGCCGTTGCGCCGCCCGCTGGACGCGGTGCTGGCGCCGATGGGCCGCATGGCGCTGACCAACTACGTCCTGGCGTCCGTGCTCATCCTGGCGGCCGACGCGTTGCTCGACCTCGGGCATGCCTCCGGTTTCGCCCCGATCGTCGCCACCGGCGCGGTCATCGGCGTCGTCCAGGCCCTGCTCAGCGTGCTGTGGCTGCGCTGGTTCCGCTACGGTCCCCTGGAGTGGCTGTGGCGCTGCCTGACCTGGTGGACGCCGGTGCCGATCCGCGCCGAGCCCGCCCGCGCGGACGAAGTCCGGGGTGCCGTAACGTCGAAGTAG
- the meaB gene encoding methylmalonyl Co-A mutase-associated GTPase MeaB encodes MTDLSAMAAGVRDRAPAWVARAITLVESTRRDHQERAQELLTALSPYAGNSHRIGISGVPGAGKSTFIDALGSTLTGAGHRVAVLAVDPSSTRSRGSILGDKTRMARLAADPDAYVRPSPTAGTLGGVAKATREAIVVVEAAGYDVVIVETVGVGQSETAVAHMVDTFLLLALARTGDQLQGIKKGILELADVIAVNKADGPHRDDAQRAARELSGALRLLRTPDDWTTPVLTCSALEGTGVDEVWAQVTAHRARTDVGARRRHQQLEWMWAMAREAVLSRFTTDPSVRAAAEQARERILDGSLMPAQAAQRLLAAYDARPR; translated from the coding sequence GTGACTGACCTCTCCGCGATGGCGGCCGGTGTCCGCGACCGGGCGCCCGCGTGGGTGGCGCGGGCCATCACCCTCGTCGAGTCGACCCGGCGCGACCATCAGGAACGGGCGCAGGAGCTGCTGACGGCCCTCTCCCCGTACGCGGGGAACTCGCACCGGATCGGCATCAGCGGGGTGCCCGGCGCGGGCAAGTCGACGTTCATCGACGCGCTGGGCAGCACGCTGACCGGGGCCGGGCACCGGGTGGCCGTGCTCGCCGTCGACCCCTCGTCGACACGCAGCCGCGGCAGCATCCTGGGCGACAAGACGCGCATGGCCCGCCTGGCCGCCGACCCGGACGCGTACGTGCGGCCGTCGCCCACCGCGGGCACGCTGGGCGGCGTGGCCAAGGCGACCCGCGAGGCGATCGTCGTGGTCGAGGCGGCCGGCTACGACGTGGTCATCGTCGAGACCGTCGGCGTGGGGCAGTCGGAGACCGCGGTGGCCCACATGGTCGACACGTTCCTGCTGCTCGCCCTGGCCCGTACGGGGGACCAGCTGCAGGGCATCAAGAAAGGCATCCTCGAACTGGCCGACGTGATCGCCGTCAACAAGGCGGACGGGCCGCATCGCGACGACGCCCAGCGGGCCGCGCGCGAGCTCTCCGGTGCGCTGCGGCTCCTGCGGACCCCTGACGACTGGACGACCCCGGTGCTGACCTGCAGCGCGCTCGAAGGCACGGGAGTGGACGAGGTGTGGGCGCAGGTGACCGCGCACCGGGCCCGGACCGACGTGGGCGCGCGCCGCCGCCACCAGCAGCTGGAGTGGATGTGGGCGATGGCCCGGGAGGCCGTGCTGAGCCGCTTCACCACCGACCCGTCCGTACGGGCCGCCGCCGAGCAGGCCCGGGAACGGATCCTCGACGGTTCGCTCATGCCGGCGCAGGCCGCCCAGCGGCTCCTGGCCGCCTACGACGCCCGGCCACGGTAA
- a CDS encoding STAS domain-containing protein, translating to MTAGMHAAGVRLTCDDCATTEVVGHGGELGGAVRSAVTGSGWTGSPYARGRHRCPRCGPGDNPPREPPTEMSIAITSPAAVVRVTGDIDLPAVPDLRRTLDNAVALHPYVIVDLTAARAVGPAGLGVLRRARAAARRRRGDLLLATAPDARRWTREFRTFATVPEAITAAVGRP from the coding sequence ATGACCGCTGGCATGCACGCGGCCGGAGTCCGGCTGACCTGCGACGACTGCGCGACCACGGAGGTGGTCGGCCACGGCGGCGAACTCGGCGGCGCTGTCCGCAGCGCGGTGACCGGGTCGGGCTGGACCGGTTCCCCGTACGCCCGGGGCCGGCATCGCTGCCCGCGGTGCGGTCCGGGCGACAACCCGCCCCGGGAGCCGCCCACCGAGATGTCGATCGCGATCACCTCGCCCGCGGCCGTGGTGCGCGTGACCGGCGACATCGACCTGCCCGCCGTCCCCGACCTGCGCCGCACCCTGGACAACGCCGTGGCGCTGCACCCGTACGTCATCGTCGACCTCACCGCGGCCCGCGCGGTCGGCCCGGCCGGTCTGGGCGTGCTCCGCCGGGCCCGCGCCGCCGCCCGCCGCCGGCGCGGTGACCTGCTGCTGGCCACGGCCCCGGACGCCCGGCGCTGGACCAGGGAGTTCCGCACGTTCGCCACCGTGCCCGAGGCGATCACCGCGGCGGTCGGACGCCCCTGA
- a CDS encoding methylmalonyl-CoA mutase subunit beta, whose product MAENLSLGADFPAASAEQWRRLALAALRRSGAATEETSPGEVEALLATTTYGGPTIAALHTAGPESGLPGRPPFVRGTDPAGSATGGWDVRQRYADPVPKETREAVLTDLENGATSLWLVLGDGALPLDALPEALDGVHLDLAAVVLDAGDAIGRAAGAWFDLLAARGVDPGRVTGNLGADPLGGQARTGVPGDPGEAAALAVRCAAEAPGLRAVTVDATVYHDAGGSEVEELGAAAATGVAYLRALTGAGLSVPAALGQIEFRYAATADQFATIAKLRAARRIWARIAELSGAPEAGGQRQHAVTSAAMLTARDPWVNLLRTTIAAFAAGVGGARAVTVLPFDHQLGRPDALARRLARNTQTILLEEAHVARVLDPAGGSYYVEQYTEQLAGAGWEWFTRIEREGGPAAALGSGLIADRLAEVWAARETNLAHRRDPITGVSEFPDLAEQLPERRPAAGPPGGGLPRRRYAEAYERLRDRSDAHLAATGARPAVRLVLLGSAAAHGPRLTFTTNLFAAGGIAVTTEDTSPVVVLCGPDKEYAAHAEAEAARARAGGATRVLLAGRGGYPGVDAYVHVGVDAVAALTKTLDDLGVAQ is encoded by the coding sequence ATGGCCGAGAACCTGTCGCTGGGGGCGGACTTTCCCGCCGCGAGCGCCGAGCAGTGGCGCCGCCTGGCCCTGGCCGCGCTGCGCAGATCCGGGGCCGCCACCGAGGAGACGTCACCCGGCGAGGTCGAGGCGTTGCTGGCCACGACGACGTACGGCGGTCCGACGATCGCGGCGCTGCACACGGCGGGCCCCGAGTCCGGGCTGCCGGGCCGGCCGCCCTTCGTGCGGGGCACGGACCCCGCCGGCAGCGCGACCGGCGGGTGGGACGTGCGGCAGCGCTACGCCGACCCGGTGCCCAAGGAGACCCGCGAGGCCGTGCTGACCGACCTCGAGAACGGCGCGACCTCGCTGTGGCTGGTGCTCGGCGACGGCGCGCTGCCGCTGGACGCGTTGCCCGAGGCCCTGGACGGCGTCCATCTCGACCTGGCCGCCGTGGTGCTCGACGCGGGCGACGCCATCGGCCGGGCCGCCGGGGCCTGGTTCGACCTGCTGGCCGCCCGCGGCGTCGACCCGGGCCGGGTCACCGGCAACCTGGGCGCCGACCCGCTCGGCGGGCAGGCCCGCACGGGCGTGCCGGGCGACCCGGGCGAGGCGGCCGCGCTGGCCGTGCGCTGCGCCGCCGAGGCGCCGGGGTTGCGGGCCGTCACCGTGGACGCCACCGTCTACCACGATGCGGGCGGCTCCGAGGTGGAGGAACTGGGCGCGGCCGCGGCGACCGGGGTGGCCTATCTGCGCGCGCTGACCGGCGCCGGGCTGAGCGTGCCGGCCGCCCTGGGCCAGATCGAGTTCCGGTACGCGGCCACGGCCGACCAGTTCGCCACGATCGCCAAGCTGCGCGCGGCCCGCCGGATCTGGGCGAGGATCGCCGAGCTGTCCGGCGCGCCCGAGGCCGGGGGCCAGCGGCAGCACGCGGTCACGTCGGCCGCGATGCTGACCGCCCGCGACCCGTGGGTCAACCTGCTGCGCACGACGATCGCCGCGTTCGCGGCCGGGGTGGGCGGGGCCCGGGCGGTGACCGTGCTGCCGTTCGACCACCAGCTCGGCCGGCCCGACGCCCTGGCCCGGCGGCTGGCCCGCAACACGCAGACGATCCTGCTGGAGGAGGCGCACGTGGCCCGGGTGCTCGACCCGGCCGGTGGCTCCTACTACGTCGAGCAGTACACCGAACAGCTGGCCGGGGCGGGGTGGGAGTGGTTCACCCGCATCGAGCGCGAGGGCGGGCCGGCCGCCGCGCTGGGCAGCGGGCTGATCGCCGACCGGCTGGCCGAGGTCTGGGCGGCCCGCGAGACCAACCTGGCCCACCGCCGCGACCCGATCACCGGGGTGTCCGAGTTCCCGGACCTGGCCGAGCAGCTGCCCGAGCGGCGGCCCGCGGCCGGCCCACCGGGCGGGGGACTGCCGCGGCGGCGCTACGCCGAGGCGTACGAGCGGCTCCGCGACCGCAGCGACGCCCACCTGGCCGCCACCGGGGCCCGGCCCGCCGTACGTCTGGTCCTGCTCGGCTCGGCCGCCGCGCACGGGCCCCGGCTCACGTTCACGACCAACCTGTTCGCCGCCGGGGGCATCGCGGTCACCACCGAGGACACCTCGCCGGTGGTGGTGCTGTGCGGGCCCGACAAGGAGTACGCCGCGCACGCCGAGGCCGAGGCGGCGCGGGCCCGGGCCGGCGGGGCGACCCGGGTGCTGCTCGCGGGCCGGGGCGGCTACCCGGGCGTCGACGCGTACGTGCACGTGGGCGTGGACGCCGTGGCCGCGCTGACGAAGACGCTGGACGACCTGGGGGTGGCGCAGTGA
- the scpA gene encoding methylmalonyl-CoA mutase produces the protein MIPDFSTARLTAPAARGPEPVREDGGPVWHTPEGIAVPSLYTAADLDGLDFLGTYPGIAPYLRGPYPTMYVNQPWTIRQYAGFSTAEESNAFYRRNLAAGQKGLSVAFDLPTHRGYDSDHPRVTGDVGMAGVAIDSIYDMRQLFSGIPLDRMSVSMTMNGAVLPVLALYIIAAEEQGVTPEQLSGTIQNDILKEFMVRNTYIYPPAPSMRIISDIFSFTSQRMPRFNSISISGYHIQEAGATADLELAYTLADGVEYLRAGRAAGLGIDAFAPRLSFFWAVGMNFFMEVAKLRAGRLLWAKLVREFEPKDPRSLSLRAHCQTSGWSLTAQDVFNNVMRTCVEAMAATQGHTQSLHTNALDEALALPTDFSARIARNTQLLIQQESGTTRAIDPWGGSAYVERLTHDLAARAWEHITEVEAAGGMAKAIDEGIPKMRIEEAAARTQARIDSGRQPVIGVNKYRPQADEPIDVLKVDNAAVRANQVDKLRRLRAERDEGACVSALDALTRAAAEPGGGNLLALAVDAARAKATVGEISTALEKVFGRHTARIRTISGVYRQEAGRSGDVERARAAAAEFAEQEGRQPRILVAKMGQDGHDRGQKVIATAFADLGFDVDVGPLFATPAEVARQAVEADVHIVGVNSLAAGHLTLVPALRDELAAQGRPDIMIIAGGVIPPQDYDALRAAGAAAIFAPGTVLTEAAIELLAELTRRRGD, from the coding sequence GTGATTCCCGATTTCTCGACGGCCCGGCTGACGGCGCCGGCGGCGCGGGGCCCGGAGCCCGTACGGGAAGACGGCGGCCCGGTCTGGCACACACCCGAGGGCATCGCCGTGCCGTCGCTCTACACCGCGGCCGACCTCGACGGGCTCGACTTCCTCGGCACCTACCCCGGCATCGCGCCTTACCTGCGCGGGCCCTACCCGACCATGTACGTCAACCAGCCGTGGACCATCCGGCAGTACGCGGGGTTCTCCACGGCCGAGGAGTCCAACGCCTTCTACCGCCGCAACCTGGCCGCCGGGCAGAAGGGGCTGTCGGTCGCGTTCGACCTGCCCACCCATCGCGGCTACGACTCCGACCACCCGCGGGTGACCGGTGACGTCGGCATGGCCGGGGTGGCCATCGACTCCATCTACGACATGCGGCAGCTCTTCTCCGGCATCCCGCTCGACCGGATGAGCGTGTCGATGACCATGAACGGCGCCGTGCTGCCGGTGCTGGCGCTCTACATCATCGCGGCCGAGGAGCAGGGGGTCACGCCGGAGCAGCTGTCCGGCACGATTCAGAACGACATCCTCAAGGAGTTCATGGTCCGCAACACCTACATCTATCCGCCCGCGCCGTCGATGCGGATCATCTCCGACATCTTCTCGTTCACCTCGCAGCGGATGCCCCGCTTCAACTCGATCAGCATCTCCGGCTACCACATCCAGGAGGCCGGGGCCACGGCCGACCTGGAGCTGGCGTACACGCTGGCCGACGGCGTCGAGTACCTGCGGGCCGGACGGGCGGCCGGGCTCGGCATCGACGCGTTCGCGCCGCGGCTGTCGTTCTTCTGGGCCGTCGGGATGAACTTCTTCATGGAGGTGGCCAAGCTGCGGGCCGGGCGGCTGCTCTGGGCCAAGCTGGTGCGCGAGTTCGAGCCGAAGGACCCGCGCTCGCTCAGCCTGCGCGCGCACTGCCAGACATCGGGCTGGTCGCTGACCGCGCAGGACGTCTTCAACAACGTCATGCGGACTTGTGTGGAGGCGATGGCCGCCACGCAGGGGCACACGCAGTCGCTGCACACCAACGCGCTGGACGAGGCGCTGGCGCTGCCCACCGACTTCTCGGCCCGGATCGCCCGCAACACCCAGTTGCTGATCCAGCAGGAGTCCGGCACCACCCGCGCCATCGACCCGTGGGGCGGCAGCGCCTACGTCGAACGGCTCACCCACGATCTGGCCGCCCGCGCGTGGGAGCACATCACCGAGGTCGAAGCGGCCGGGGGCATGGCCAAGGCGATCGACGAGGGCATCCCCAAGATGCGCATCGAGGAGGCGGCCGCCCGCACGCAGGCCCGCATCGACTCGGGCCGCCAGCCGGTGATCGGCGTGAACAAGTACCGCCCGCAGGCCGACGAGCCGATCGACGTCCTCAAGGTGGACAACGCCGCCGTACGGGCCAATCAGGTCGACAAGCTGCGCCGGCTGCGCGCCGAGCGGGACGAAGGCGCGTGCGTCTCGGCGCTGGACGCGCTGACCCGGGCCGCGGCCGAGCCCGGCGGGGGCAACCTGCTGGCCCTGGCCGTCGACGCGGCCCGGGCCAAGGCGACCGTGGGCGAGATCTCCACGGCCCTGGAGAAGGTGTTCGGGCGGCACACGGCCCGGATCCGTACGATCTCGGGTGTGTATCGGCAGGAGGCGGGTCGCAGCGGGGACGTGGAGCGGGCCCGCGCCGCGGCCGCCGAGTTCGCCGAGCAGGAGGGCCGCCAGCCGCGCATCCTGGTCGCGAAGATGGGTCAGGACGGGCACGACCGCGGGCAGAAGGTGATCGCCACCGCGTTCGCCGACCTCGGCTTCGACGTCGACGTGGGCCCGCTGTTCGCGACGCCGGCCGAGGTGGCCCGGCAGGCGGTCGAGGCCGACGTGCACATAGTCGGCGTCAACTCGCTCGCCGCCGGTCATCTGACGCTGGTGCCCGCGCTGCGCGACGAGCTGGCCGCGCAGGGCCGCCCCGACATCATGATCATCGCGGGTGGGGTGATCCCGCCGCAGGACTACGACGCGCTGCGGGCGGCGGGGGCGGCCGCGATCTTCGCGCCCGGCACGGTGCTCACGGAGGCCGCGATCGAGCTGCTGGCCGAGCTGACCCGGCGGCGCGGTGACTGA